A window of the Pogona vitticeps strain Pit_001003342236 chromosome 4, PviZW2.1, whole genome shotgun sequence genome harbors these coding sequences:
- the NCOA6 gene encoding nuclear receptor coactivator 6, which translates to MVWGDTHKLRDNYTLLCSSTMEELGMDIDSGLEEDDAKHDSSFEDSTIFVAFKGNIDDEDFKQKLGIILNNVPDLLNMESEKLVLRKVEPWNSVRVTFNIPREAAERLRMLAQNNNQQLRDLGILSVQIEGEGAINLSLAQNRGQDVRINGQGSSVRMETGFPMSGSQGLIRINNPASVMMQQSGNVSSSMMTSAPNTELQPRTPRPASQSDAVDPLLSGLTIQQQTHPSGSVVPQLHSVQSVSVNRQINPANFQQMQPQQHQQSRPPQQHQQPQQSARPSFTGATQVPVPPGWNQVPSGTVQPPPSQGTMGTLTVNQSWKKTPLPGQMQQQLQARPSLATVQTPSHPPPPYPFGSQQASQAHTNFPQMNNSGQFTAPQMKNLQGGPSRVPTPLQQPHLTNKSPASSPSSFQQASPASSPTVNQAQQQMGPRPTQNNTLPQGFQQPVNSPGRNPMVQQGNVPPNFMVMQQQNQAPQGLHPGLGGIPKRLPPGFSAGQANQNFMQGQVPSTAPGTSANGGTPQLQTSQGVQHTGGQGNGLPQNQMQVQHGPSNMMQTNLMGLHGSMNNQQTSTSGVPQVNLGNMQGQTPQGPQSQLMGMHQQIVSSQGQMVNIQSQGSLNPQNQMILSRAQLMPQGQMMVAPQNQNLGPTQQRMTPPKQMIPQQGQQMMAAHNQMVGPQGQVLMQQNSMMEQMMTNQIQGNKPPFSAQSQSNVMTGPAQIMRGPTPNMQGNMVQFTGQMMTQQGPVNGSSSQVMGIQGQVLRPTGPSPHMSQQLGETTTTTNSDVNLTQMLPDVSMQQGNMVPPHLQGMQGNSSTSGNHFAGHGMPFNASFSAAQNGNQISCGQNPGFPVNKDVTLTSPLLVNLLQSDISAGHFGVNNKQNSQTANKPKKKKPPRKKKNNQQVEQINTSEARPAGLEEADQPTVPGEQSINLDNTGHKLSDFTNRPQGYPAQPVEQRSLQQMPPQLLQHGQQQQQQQQQPPPPPPPPIPQQTQSQQQQQQQMMMMLMMQQDPKSVRLPIPQGVHQPRGPLNVETQRMPMQQGSNMSVMVSLQGPGAVPPSPDKQRIPMPNNPTLLNNARKMVYTDSAQNLTSSPLGEVPSLPSVSEGNGPETAPVSGLQNNIASHLIVSQNQLLMTGPKPGPSPLSAPQGASPQQQANSLPGPHPHHFQNVTPTSQTSRPKTPNRASPRPYYPQTPNNRPPSTEPSEISLSPERLNASIAGLFPPQINIPLPPRPSLNRGFDQQGLNPTTLKAIGQAPSNLTMNSQSNFVSPQTHKLDPITVNSGKQTNTGGAKRASPSNSRRSSPGSSRKTTPSPGRQNSKAAKLSLTSQQNPALMQNMDLQRSMMVGPPSLQTSMPGNFQNNGMLTAQNTTIPISVMTGIPEDNKESFTVPQESTCQNVQVIQVNKDQHNMELKGVPSQEIKILVHEDQQKREPPATESSKLPSLEESKTILSPAMREAPTSLSQLLDNSGAPNVTIKPPGLPGLEVPPTVTCASEFKKVSSIPPQQDPLSSKDPTCSLTLPPHTEACSAQVQQDLGDINPSVSQNMSPVIQRPVSTASISTSLPPNQITVFVTSNPITSSSNTPASLPSHLQSTLMPTVVTMPNVGNKVMTSEGQTAVQSNTRPQFITPVFINSSSIIQVMKGSQPSTMPTTPMTSNSNLIPQSVAVVGPLHLPQNIKFSSGPVPPSSSSNTISSMATSRSLVINSLPTSVPLSSSSSTVPSSTSLHPPNQQVKDFNPEEVSSQGCTSVDPCAEATSQSGVVVSPTHPHSPGSSVNRRSPVSSAKGKGKLDRIGHFLLTKACKKVTDSFEKGEEQYAMEEEVGGQGQDVSLSNSLEVEQLPVELEDNIVPSPEPTLLKQSTSGTGLLNTSSTATVSASVSLSLPDSTPSTNVLSVVTTPVICDIVSPIPSTNGNPGNFSVEQVGTGLEDEKTEAHHELPQNMASSSQTPVGTPEQTVQRTELEGNSAITTGLVNEPKESCEKSKTPSRRNSRTEESAVVQETIENGQRKRSSRPASASSMAKETNSSAMQSKRRKSK; encoded by the exons ATGGTTTGGGGTGATACACATAAGTTAAGAGATAACTACACTTTATTGTGTTCTTCGACCATGGAAGAACTGGGGATGGATATTGACTCTGGACTGGAGGAAGATGATGCGAAACATGACAGTTCTTTTGAAGATTCTACAATCTTTGTAGCTTTTAAAGGGAATATAGATGATGAAGACTTCAAACAGAAATTAGGCATCATCTTGAACAATGTTCCTGACCTTCTGAACATGG AATCTGAGAAGTTAGTACTGAGGAAGGTAGAGCCTTGGAACAGCGTACGCGTTACTTTCAATATTCCTCGTGAAGCAGCTGAGCGTCTGCGAATGCTCGCGCAGAACAACAACCAACAACTGAGAGATTTGGGAATTCTTTCAGTTCAGATTGAAG GTGAAGGTGCCATCAATTTGTCATTAGCACAGAACAGAGGCCAAGATGTACGAATTAATGGACAAGGCAGCTCAGTACGAATGGAGACAGGATTTCCCATGTCAGGAAGCCAAG GGTTAATACGAATAAACAATCCTGCAAGTGTTATGATGCAACAAAGTGGGAATGTATCATCATCAATGATGACAAGTGCCCCTAACACAGAACTGCAGCCCAGAACACCTCGTCCAGCTTCCCAGTCAG ATGCCGTAGATCCACTCTTGTCAGGTCTAACTATCCAACAGCAGACTCATCCATCTGGATCAGTAGTGCCTCAGCTCCATTCAGTACAGTCAGTTTCGGTTAATAGGCAAATAAACCCAGCCAACTTCCAACAGATGCAGCCACAGCAGCACCAGCAATCACGCCCTCCTCAACAGCACCAGCAGCCACAACAGAGTGCTCGCCCTTCATTTACAGGTGCAACTCAGGTTCCAGTTCCTCCTGGTTGGAACCAGGTGCCTTCTGGAACAGTTCAGCCTCCTCCATCCCAGGGTACAATGGGCACATTGACAGTTAACCAAAGTTGGAAAAAGACTCCTTTGCCTGGACAAATGCAACAACAACTCCAAGCCAGACCATCTTTAGCAACAGTACAAACACCTTCTCATCCGCCACCCCCATACCCTTTTGGAAGCCAACAAGCTTCTCAGGCACACACAAACTTTCCTCAGATGAATAATTCAGGCCAGTTCACTGCTCCACAGATGAAGAATCTTCAGGGAGGGCCCTCACGGGTCCCTACGCCACTACAACAGCCCCACCTGACCAACAAGTCGcctgcctcctctccctcctcctttcagcAGGCATCTCCTGCATCGTCCCCAACAGTTAACCAAGCACAGCAGCAAATGGGACCAAGGCCCACCCAAAATAATACTCTGCCACAGGGGTTTCAACAACCTGTAAATTCCCCTGGCCGTAACCCTATGGTCCAGCAAGGAAATGTACCTCCTAACTTCATGGTGATGCAACAGCAAAACCAAGCTCCACAGGGTTTGCATCCTGGACTAGGAG GAATACCCAAGCGTCTCCCACCTGGCTTTTCTGCTGGACAGGCAAATCAGAACTTCATGCAAGGTCAGGTGCCTTCTACAGCACCAGGAACATCTGCAAATGGTGGAACACCCCAATTGCAAACAAGTCAAGGTGTGCAACACACAG GTGGTCAAGGGAATGGTCTTCCCCAGAACCAAATGCAAGTTCAGCATGGCCCATCAAATATGATGCAGACGAATTTAATGGGACTTCATGGAAGTATGAACAATCAGCAGACAAGCACCAGTGGAGTTCCTCAGGTTAATTTGGGCAACATGCAGGGACAGACTCCACAAGGACCACAGTCTCAATTAATGGGGATGCACCAGCAGATAGTATCCTCTCAAGGACAGATGGTGAATATTCAATCTCAGGGATCTCTAAATCCTCAAAATCAGATGATACTGTCCCGAGCTCAGCTCATGCCACAGGGCCAGATGATGGTAGCACCCCAAAACCAAAATCTTGGTCCCACACAACAAAGGATGACTCCACCCAAACAGATGATTCCCCAGCAAGGCCAACAGATGATGGCTGCTCATAATCAGATGGTGGGACCCCAAGGCCAGGTGTTGATGCAGCAGAATTCAATGATGGAGCAGATGATGACCAATCAGATACAAGGAAATAAACCACCATTCAGTGCACAAAGCCAGTCCAATGTTATGACGGGGCCAGCTCAGATCATGAGAGGACCAACTCCAAATATGCAAGGAAACATGGTGCAGTTCACAGGGCAGATGATGACCCAACAGGGCCCTGTGAATGGCAGTTCTTCTCAGGTTATGGGGATTCAAGGACAAGTTCTGAGACCCACAGGACCGAGCCCTCACATGTCTCAGCAGCTGGGTGAAACTACCACTACAACAAATAGTGATGTGAACTTGACACAAATGCTACCTGATGTTTCCATGCAGCAAGGAAACATGGTACCTCCACATTTGCAAGGTATGCAAGGAAACAGTAGTACATCAGGGAACCATTTTGCTGGACATGGGATGCCTTTCAATGCCTCTTTCAGTGCAGCTCAAAATGGGAACCAGATTTCTTGTGGACAAAACCCAGGTTTTCCTGTGAACAAAGATGTCACATTAACCAGCCCCTTGTTGGTAAACTTACTACAAAGTGATATATCTGCTGGACATTTTGGTGTCAACAACAAACAGAACAGTCAAACCGCTAATAAACCCAAGAAGAAAAAGCctccaaggaagaagaaaaataatcagcaAGTAGAACAAATTAA TACTTCAGAAGCACGCCCAGCAGGCCTGGAAGAGGCAGATCAGCCAACAGTGCCAGGAGAGCAAAGTATAAATTTGGATAACACAGGACATAAGCTCTCAGACTTCACAAACAGGCCACAAG GCTACCCAGCTCAGCCAGTGGAACAAAGATCTCTGCAGCAAATGCCACCTCAGCTTTTGCAACAtggacagcagcaacagcagcagcagcagcaaccaccaccaccaccaccaccacccataccTCAGCAGACACAgtcccaacagcagcagcaacaacagatgatgatgatgcttatgATGCAACAGGACCCTAAATCAGTGAGGCTCCCTATTCCCCAAGGTGTTCATCAGCCTAGGGGCCCTCTGAATGTAGAGACACAAAGAATGCCAATGCAGCAGGGGAGTAACATGTCAGTCATGGTTAGCCTACAAGGTCCTGGTGCTGTGCCCCCATCTCCTGACAAGCAAAGAATTCCTATGCCAAACAATCCAACTTTGCTGAACAATGCTCGAAAGATGGTTTATACAGATAGTGCACAGAATCTTACCAGCTCTCCTTTAGGAGAGGTTCCATCATTGCCCTCTGTTTCAGAAGGAAATGGGCCTGAAACCGCTCCAGTATCAGGGCTTCAAAATAACATAGCATCCCATTTAATTGTTTCACAAAATCAGCTTTTGATGACAGGGCCAAAACCTGGACCTTCTCCACTCTCAGCTCCCCAAGGTGCAAGCCCTCAGCAGCAAGCTAATTCTCTTCCTGGCCCACACCCTCACCATTTTCAAAATGTTACCCCCACGTCCCAGACATCAAGACCCAAAACACCCAACAGGGCAAGTCCAAGGCCATACTATCCTCAGACACCCAATAATCGTCCACCAAGCACAGAGCCGTCAGAAATAAGTTTATCTCCAGAGAGGCTGAATGCTTCTATTGCAGGTCTTTTTCCTCCTCAAATAAATATTCCTTTGCCTCCTAGGCCTAGTCTTAATAGAGGATTTGATCAGCAGGGTCTTAATCCAACCACTTTGAAGGCCATTGGACAAGCACCCTCAAATCTCACAATGAATAGTCAGTCAAATTTTGTCtctccacaaacacacaaacttgACCCTATCACTGTTAATTCAGGAAAGCAAACAAATACTGGTGGAGCAAAGCGAGCTAGTCCCAGTAACAGTAGAAGGTCCAGTCCTGGTTCTAGTAGGAAAACCACACCAAGCCCTGGGAGGCAAAACTCAAAAGCAGCTAAATTGTCTTTGACATCCCAACAAAATCCAGCCCTTATGCAGAATATGGATTTGCAGAGAAGTATGATGGTTGGTCCACCTTCTTTGCAAACATCTATGCCAGGAAATTTCCAAAACAATGGCATGTTAACTGCTCAGAACACCACAATCCCCATATCTGTTATGACTGGCATCCCTGAGGATAACAAAGAAAGCTTCACTGTTCCTCAAGAAAGTACATGCCAGAATGTGCAGGTCATCCAGGTAAACAAAGATCAACACAACATGGAACTAAAAGGTGTTCcaagccaagaaattaaaatactgGTCCATGAAGACCAACAGAAAAGAGAGCCCCCTGCTACAGAATCCAGCAAGCTTCCTAGtctggaagaaagcaaaactatTCTCTCTCCAGCAATGCGGGAGGCACCAACATCCTTAAGTCagcttcttgacaattctggcgcTCCTAATGTTACCATCAAACCACCTGGCCTTCCTGGCCTTGAAGTGCCTCCAACAGTGACTTGTGCAAGTGAATTTAAAAAGGTTTCTTCCATTCCTCCTCAACAGGATCCTCTTTCAAGTAAAGATCCCACTTGTTCTCTAACTTTACCTCCACATACTGAAGCTTGTTCTGCTCAAGTACAACAAGACTTGGGAGACATAAACCCAAGTGTTTCTCAGAATATGTCTCCAGTAATTCAAAGGCCTGTTAGCACTGCTTCTATTTCTACATCACTCCCTCCCAATCAGATAACAGTGTTTGTAACTTCCAATCCAATTACATCATCCTCTAACACACCGGCATCACTGCCTTCTCATTTACAGTCTACGTTAATGCCTACAGTTGTCACAATGCCTAATGTGGGGAATAAAGTTATGACATCTGAAGGGCAGACAGCAGTTCAATCTAATACTCGGCCTCAGTTCATTACTCCAGTTTTTATTAATTCATCTTCAATAATTCAGGTTATGAAAGGGTCACAGCCAAGTACAATGCCTACAACCCCAATGACTTCCAATTCTAATTTAATACCACAGTCTGTTGCAGTTGTTGGCCCTTTGCATTTACCCCAGAATATAAAGTTCTCATCAGGGCCAGTGCCTCCTAGCTCATCATCTAATACTATCTCAAGTATGGCAACAAGCCGATCATTGGTTATTAATTCACTGCCAACTTCTGTTCcactttcttcatcatcatcaacagTACCATCAAGCACTTCTTTGCATCCACCCAACCAACAAGTCAAAGATTTTAATCCAGAGGAGGTGAGTTCACAAGGTTGTACATCTGTGGACCCATGTGCTGAAGCAACCTCGCAATCTGGAGTGGTGGTTTCTCCGACTCATCCACATAGTCCTGGATCTTCTGTCAACAGACGAAGCCCAGTTTCCTCTGctaagggaaagggaaaattggACAGAATTGGCCATTTTTTGCTGACAAAAGCATGTAAGAAAGTAACCGATTCCTTTGAGAAAGGGGAGGAACAATATGCTATGGAAGAAGAAGTGGGGGGTCAGGGACAAGATGTTTCACTTTCTAACAGTCTGGAAGTGGAACAGTTACCTGTAGAACTGGAAGACAACATTGTGCCATCTCCAGAACCCACTCTTTTGAAACAAAGCACTTCTGGGACTGGCCTTTTAAATACAAGTAGTACTGCTACTGTTTCTGCCTCTGTATCTCTAAGCTTACCAGACAGCACTCCTTCCACTAATGTACTGTCAGTAGTAACCACTCCAGTAATCTGTGACATTGTATCTCCAATTCCAAGTACTAATGGTAACCCAGGGAATTTCTCGGTGGAGCAGGTTGGAACTGGACTAGAGGATGAGAAGACAGAAGCCCATCATGAATTACCACAGAATATGG CATCTTCAAGTCAGACTCCTGTTGGAACACCAGAACAAACTGTTCAAAGAACAG aaTTGGAAGGAAATTCTGCAATTACCACTGGCCTTGT